One window of Camelina sativa cultivar DH55 chromosome 4, Cs, whole genome shotgun sequence genomic DNA carries:
- the LOC104780184 gene encoding uncharacterized protein LOC104780184 — MAGLDGIDLVVSILGWFRLVQFQRWCRLPFLLLPWPTSSYVSFRVLFGFIMVRSSAVIDCDWWYPVWIVRSLSLLSRSDRDLVLWVLLLPRCKKVALYTTSPYPEESVKNYEWFCLCGL; from the exons ATGGCAG GGTTAGATGGAATCGATTTGGTTGTTTCAATACTAGGCTGGTTCAGACTGGTTCAGTTTCAGAGATGGTGTCGtttaccttttcttcttctcccatg GCCTACAAGTTCTTATGTGTCCTTTAGAGTTCTCTTTGGGTTCATTATGGTTCGATCTTCCGCTGTCATTGATTGTGATTGGTGGTACCCAGTTTGGATTGTTCGCTCCTTGTCTCTGCTTTCCAGATCTGATCGAGATCTGGTCCTATGGGTTTTGCTTCTACCTAGGTGCAAAAAAGTCGCCTTGTATACGACGTCGCCGTATCCGGAAGAAAGTGTGAAGAACTATGAGTGGTTCTGTCTTTGCGGATTATGA